From Salvia splendens isolate huo1 chromosome 3, SspV2, whole genome shotgun sequence, a single genomic window includes:
- the LOC121794975 gene encoding rac-like GTP-binding protein ARAC8, translating to MIMHATFYCWLSWLSSLTTISTVFLKNRCVCVCGDATMSSSVSRFIKCVTVGDGAVGKTCMLICYTSNKFPTDYIPTVFDNFSANVVVEGTTVNLGLWDTAGQEDYNRLRPLSYRGGDVFVLAFSLVSRASYENIFKKWIPELNHFAPGVPIVLVGTKLDLREDKHYLADHPGLVCVTTAQGEELRKQIGAAYYIECSSKTQQNVKAVFDAAIRVVIKPPQKQKEKKKARQGCLVNIFCGRTV from the exons atgatcatgcatgcaacatTTTACTGTTGGCTTTCTTGGTTATCGTCATTGACTACCATTTCAACAGTTTTCTTGAAAAAtcggtgtgtgtgtgtgtgcggtGATGCTACAATGTCTTCAAGCGTTTCAAGATTCATCAAGTGTGTGACTGTGGGTGATGGTGCTGTTGGCAAGACTTGTATGCTTATTTGCTACACCAGTAACAAATTTCCCACT GACTATATACCAACAGTATTTGATAATTTCAGTGCAAATGTGGTAGTTGAAGGAACTACAGTCAACTTAGGCCTCTGGGATACAGCAG GCCAAGAAGACTACAATAGGTTGAGGCCTCTGAGCTACAGAGGAGGGGATGTGTTTGTCTTGGCATTTTCATTAGTCAGCCGTGCGAGCTACGAGAACATATTTAAGAAG TGGATCCCTGAACTTAATCATTTTGCTCCCGGGGTTCCAATTGTCCTTGTTGGCACCAAACTAG ATCTTCGCGAGGATAAGCATTACTTAGCTGATCATCCTGGATTGGTGTGTGTTACCACTGCACAGGGGGAGGAGCTCCGCAAGCAAATTGGTGCCGCCTACTATAttgaatgcagttcgaaaactCAACAG AATGTGAAAGCAGTTTTTGATGCTGCTATCAGAGTAGTCATCAAGCCTCCGCAAAAGcagaaggagaagaaaaaggCACGTCAAGGATGTCTTGT GAATATCTTCTGTGGAAGAACGGTCTAG
- the LOC121795420 gene encoding probable inactive receptor kinase At2g26730 — translation MKTLSLGSNIPREANWGWNASSDPCTDGWKGIACYSDGATVKKIILGELNLTGPIDATSLCTAASITVLSLNSNGVTGDLPEDISKCTKLTHVYLHGNRLSGSLPDSLSRLKNLKRLDVSDNGISGGIPDISRISGLLTFLAQNNRLNGSIPNFDFENLEEFDVSNNDLSGAIPAGGWGLSVSRFLGNPQLCGSPLPNACPPLPPPPPPPPRKKSDSSKKDYFIYSGYGLIGVIVVLLIAFKLMKKTARREKKDAAAKGLGFRRDSGHDKISGSSSDSKAGGGNRSEFSITPESGKNSSSLTVLSSPLMNGLKFEDLLRSPAEMISRGRHGSLYKVTVDEGVNLAVKRIRDWEIGRNEFKMRMQRIDQFRHPNVMPIVAFYCSRQEKLLVYHFQENGSLFNLLHGPANSGRFDWGSRLNLAAKTAEALAYMHQGLKGDGIAHGNLKSSNIFLSKEMEPLISEYGLQAGVGIHDESIETDVSSLGIVLLELLTGKVVQNNGMELARWVNSTIREEWTVEVFDKELVMEGASEERMVMLLQLALKCIDRSSELRPTVAEVARVIASIREQEEKSASFDSL, via the exons ATGAAAACACTCTCTCTCGGGAGTAACATCCCAAGAGAGGCGAACTGGGGTTGGAACGCGAGTTCCGACCCATGCACCGATGGTTGGAAAGGCATCGCGTGCTACAGCGACGGGGCCACCGTCAAGAAAATCATCCTCGGCGAGCTCAACCTCACCGGGCCCATCGACGCCACCTCCCTCTGCACGGCCGCCTCGATAACCGTCCTCAGCCTCAACTCCAACGGCGTCACCGGAGATCTCCCGGAGGATATATCAAAATGCACCAAACTCACCCACGTGTATCTCCATGGAAACAGGCTGTCCGGAAGCCTCCCTGATTCCCTCTCCAGGCTGAAGAATCTCAAGAGACTCGACGTCTCCGATAATGGAATCTCCGGCGGCATCCCGGATATCTCGAGAATCTCCGGCCTGCTCACTTTTCTCGCTCAGAATAATCGGTTGAATGGAAGCATACCGAATTTCGACTTCGAAAACCTTGAGGAATTCGACGTCTCTAACAATGATCTCAGCGGCGCGATCCCCGCCGGCGGCTGGGGTTTAAGCGTGTCGAGGTTTTTAGGCAATCCGCAGCTGTGTGGGTCTCCGTTGCCTAATGCCTGCCCGCCTCtgcctcctccgcctccgcctccgcctagAAAGAAAAGTGATTCTTCTAAAAAGGACTACTTTATCTATTCAGGCTACGGTTTGATCGGCGTGATCGTCGTGCTCCTCATCGCCTTCAAACTCATGAAGAAGACGGcgaggagagagaagaaagatgCGGCGGCGAAGGGGCTCGGGTTCCGGAGAGACAGCGGGCACGACAAGATCAGCGGATCGTCGAGCGATTCGAAGGCGGGAGGCGGGAACAGGTCGGAGTTCTCGATAACTCCGGAGAGTGGGAAGAATTCCTCGTCGTTGACTGTATTGTCTAGCCCTCTGATGAATGGTTTGAAATTCGAGGATCTGCTCCGGTCGCCGGCGGAGATGATCAGCCGCGGCAGGCACGGTAGCCTGTACAAGGTGACGGTGGACGAGGGCGTGAATTTGGCGGTGAAGAGGATTAGGGATTGGGAGATTGGGAGAAATGAATTCAAGATGAGAATGCAGAGGATTGATCAGTTTAGGCATCCGAATGTGATGCCGATTGTTGCATTCTATTGTTCTAGGCAGGAGAAGCTCTTGGTGTATCATTTTCAAGAAAATGGCAGCCTCTTCAACCTCCTTCATG GACCTGCAAACAGTGGGAGGTTCGACTGGGGAAGCAGGCTAAACCTGGCGGCCAAAACCGCGGAAGCGCTGGCATACATGCACCAAGGGCTGAAGGGAGATGGAATCGCGCACGGGAACTTGAAATCCTCCAACATATTTCTCAGCAAGGAGATGGAGCCCCTGATCAGCGAGTACGGGCTGCAGGCAGGGGTCGGGATCCACGACGAGTCTATAGAAACGGACGTTTCAAGTCTTGGGATTGTGCTGCTGGAGCTCCTGACGGGGAAGGTGGTGCAGAACAACGGGATGGAGCTGGCGCGGTGGGTGAACTCGACGATAAGGGAGGAGTGGACGGTTGAGGTGTTCGATAAGGAACTGGTGATGGAAGGAGCGAGCGAGGAGAGGATGGTGATGCTGCTGCAGCTGGCGCTCAAATGCATCGACAGATCATCGGAGCTCAGGCCTACTGTTGCCGAAGTTGCTCGTGTGATTGCCTCTATAAGGGAGCAGGAGGAGAAATCTGCTTCTTTTGATTCTTTGTGA